The Salvia splendens isolate huo1 chromosome 21, SspV2, whole genome shotgun sequence genome includes a window with the following:
- the LOC121783942 gene encoding WRKY transcription factor 71-like translates to MSQGLCYRDAATVPYSGGDGHLEMFDPLPYMSFTEILHGPTNDNPLSATYGPSKEEEKAAGGRETPATPNSSISSSSDSSKSKKEKESSIVKHQENSKKEVSKGKKKGEQKERQPRFAFMTKSEVDHLEDGYKWRKYGQKAVKNSPYPRSYYRCTTQKCNVKKRVERSFQDPSIVITTYEGQHNHHIPATLRGLFGPYTTLVGPALPPELLLQMPHLYGGTSFNLYNHQLQLQQFHEYGLLQDIIPHSNISQKGALGNFYN, encoded by the exons ATGTCTCAAGGTCTATGCTACCGGGACGCCGCCACCGTCCCCTATTCCGGTGGTGACGGTCACCTCGAAATGTTCGATCCCTTGCCATACATGAGCTTCACCGAGATCTTGCATGGGCCCACCAATGACAATCCCCTCTCCGCCACCTATGGCCCCTCCAAAGAGGAGGAGAAGGCGGCCGGTGGAAGAGAAACCCCGGCCACACCCAACTCTtccatctcctcctcctccgactCTAGTAAGagtaagaaagagaaggaaTCCTCCATTGTTAAACATCAAGAAAACTCCAAGAAaga GGTTAGCAAAGGGAAGAAAAAAGGAGAGCAAAAGGAAAGGCAGCCAAGATTTGCTTTCATGACAAAGAGTGAAGTTGATCATTTAGAAGATGGATATAAATGGAGAAAATATGGGCAGAAGGCTGTCAAAAACAGCCCTTATCCAAg AAGCTACTATAGGTGCACGACGCAGAAATGCAATGTGAAAAAACGTGTGGAGAGATCGTTCCAAGACCCTTCAATCGTGATCACCACGTATGAGGGGCAGCACAACCACCACATTCCGGCAACCCTCCGCGGATTATTCGGGCCATATACGACGTTGGTGGGCCCTGCCCTTCCTCCAGAACTCTTGCTCCAAATGCCTCACCTCTATGGTGGGACTAGCTTTAATTTGTATAATCATCAGCTCCAGCTGCAACAATTTCACGAATATGGACTCTTGCAAGATATTATTCCTCATAGTAATATTTCCCAAAAGGGAGCCCTAGGAAATTTCTATAATTAA
- the LOC121785540 gene encoding two-pore potassium channel 3-like produces the protein MEKEPLLPFKRPALSLHSLPEHDEITIPPSPSSKHLKDFLIFGPPTPPSSSTAPDFLEALALSLNSPKPTSQNPLNFDFHPQKSNLDDPLSCPPPAKNLHRSKTAPAMTNINEIQDFPEAAEQPQFGKQPVVRQGVVLLVIYLSLGVVIYSLTRGDFKGNETHPVVDALYFCIVTMCTIGYGDITPDSLATKLFSVLFVLVGFGFIDILLTGMVSYMLDLQENYLLRTIHNKGSDARSYIVDVKKGRMRIRMKVALALGVVVVCIGVGVAVMHFVERLDWVDSLYLSVMSVTTVGYGDRAFHSLGGRIFASVWLLVSTLAVARAFLYLAEARVDRRQRRMAKWVLDQHMTVAQFLAADIDNNGFVTKSEYAIYKLKEMGKISEHDVSKICQQFERLDAGNCGKISLVDLIESRH, from the exons ATGGAGAAAGAGCCTCTCCTCCCTTTCAAGAGGCCAGCCCTCTCTCTCCACTCTCTTCCCGAACACGACGAAATCACCATCCCACCCTCCCCTTCCTCCAAACACCTCAAAGATTTCCTCATTTTCGGCCCCCCCACCCCCCCTTCTTCCTCCACCGCCCCCGATTTCCTCGAAGCCCTAGCTCTATCCCTCAATTCCCCAAAGCCCACCTCACAAAACCCCCTCAATTTCGATTTCCATCCCCAAAAATCCAATCTTGACGACCCCCTTTCTTGCCCACCACCTGCCAAGAATCTGCACAGGTCCAAGACCGCTCCGGCCATGACCAACATCAACGAAATTCAAGATTTCCCAGAGGCGGCGGAGCAGCCGCAGTTTGGTAAGCAGCCTGTGGTGAGGCAGGGTGTGGTGCTTTTGGTTATCTATTTGAGCCTTGGTGTGGTGATTTATTCTCTTACTAGGGGTGATTTCAAAGGGAATGAGACTCACCCTGTTGTTGATGCTCTGTATTTCTGTATTGTGACTATGTGTACAATTGGGTATGGTGATATAACCCCTGATAGTTTAGCAACTAAGCTGTTTTCAGTCTTGTTTGTGCTGGTGGGGTTTGGTTTCATTGACATTTTGCTGACTGGGATGGTTAGTTATATGCTTGATTTGCAAGAGAATTATCTGCTGAGGACTATTCATAACAAGGGTAGTGATGCTAGGTCTTACATAGTTGATGTGAAGAAGGGGAGGATGAGGATTCGGATGAAGGTTGCGTTGGCCTTGGGCGTTGTCGTGGTGTGCATTGGAGTTGGTGTTGCTGTGATGCATTTTGTGGAGAGGTTGGATTGGGTGGACTCATTGTATCTGTCTGTCATGTCTGTGACTACGGTTGGGTATGGCGATAGGGCGTTTCACTCGTTGGGGGGTAGGATTTTCGCCTCGGTTTGGTTGCTCGTCTCGACTCTTGCTGTGGCTAGGGCGTTTCTTTACCTGGCGGAGGCGAGGGTGGATAGGAGGCAGAGGAGGATGGCAAAGTGGGTGCTCGACCAGCATATGACCGTGGCACAGTTTCTTGCTGCTGACATTGATAACAACGGATTTGTCAC TAAGTCGGAGTACGCGATCTACAAGCTCAAAGAGATGGGCAAGATCTCAGAGCACGACGTTTCCAAGATATGCCAGCAGTTCGAGAGGCTCGATGCTGGCAACTGCGGGAAGATCAGTCTAGTCGACCTTATTGAAAGCCGCCACTGA